GCAAGGCTTGCTGCAAGCAGTGCAAACGAGATTGAGCACCGCCTCAGTGGACTCGGCGAAATTGGAGTGAGAGGTGAGCTCCGCATGCTCCTGAGCCTCCTCCACGGACTTCAGCAGCGCACCACAATCACCGCACTTGAGCGATACTCCTGCCATGGCTCCACAATCAATCTCGATAACGAACTTTGGTTTTTCAGAAACTCCGATGCCTTTTCCTTTCCTTTTAATCGATCGTTGCTTGGGATGAGAGGAAGACGTAGAGCCGGTTTAATCATCTCCACTGCCGGTTCaatttttccggttttgatATCGAAATTAATTGATCCTATCGGTTAGTTACAAAGCGTTCCATGACAATTTAATACCGGTctgcatttatttattttaccaatGTAAGCAGACGgtttgtagtttttatttttctcggaagtaattttatgtttattaaatataaaaatacaaaacaaggaTTTCAACTCATAccgtatttttttttcttcaaatattacaaattgtAGTTCCGAAATTTATGCCCATAATCTTCATATACCCAAAGTCAAAATAACCAATTTCCTTGCACTATCACTCACTAGGTTATCAATACTTTAACtcaaacattattaatttaacaattattaaaaaaaatctaattagacATGAATATGGCGTAATATTAACTGATTTGTTGTTaatgaaattaaaagaaatattatatatatatatatatataaattttaaattacagCCCTAAAACTAATCATCtctaacttaaatatttaacctaGAATCTAGACAATGTTGTTTTACCATATCACAattaagaaaaaacaataaGATAATATCCATAAAagttgaaattgaaaaaaaaaaggttcaaaaGAAGCTCCCATGCAACAAAACAACAATTAGCATTCCAGAAGAGCAACAAAATGTTATAACACGAAATCTAAGTATGCCTTGTTGCCGAAGAAATCTaagtgaaacaaaaacaaaaacaaaaaccaaagtaCCAAAAGACCAAAAGAGATTGTCTAATGCCACAGGTAAACTATCTGAAATGTGGCTGTATAAAACGAAAAACTGCAactgaaaaattaaaacaaagagaagaatCTTCAGTTCTGCTCAGCAACCATCACAGCATCGCCGGCTTTCTCCTTAGGAGCCACCACCACCATCTCAGTCGAATTAGGGTGTAGGTTCAGACCTAAAGGATTCAAAGATGGCTCCTCCACTTCAGGATCAGAAGGGTGGCTAAGGCTTTCCCCTGAACCACTTGAATCACCATCTTCATCCTCTTCTTCGACTTCTTCCATCAGAACATCACCTTCAGCTTCAGCCATCTCTACGTTCTGCTCTGGAACCCTCTCCTGCAACGGAACAGCGTTACTTATCATCTGCCCCGTCCTAAGCTTCTCTCTATACTCCTCCATCTCAGCTCGATACCTCTCTTTATCCTCCATCGCCTTCCCTTGGTAAACCGACTTCTCTTGATCATTGAGCTTGTTCCAAAGCTCACCGATCGTCCTGCTGATCTCCCTGTCCTTACCAGGGTTAAGCGGCTTCAGCCTAGCGTGCTGCTCCGCGAAAAAGAAGTTGTAGCCGCTTCTGTTGGGCTTAGGATGAGCAGGGTCACGTCTCTTGATCTCTGACTTCTTTCTTCTCCTGCGGCGTTTAGTCACTCCTCCAGCAATCCCCTGAGTATTGGCATTGTTGAGGGAAACAACATGACTCTGTTGTGGAGCCAGCTCGTAGAGAACTCCTCTGAGCTCCTCTGATCCCATCTTTACAGTTACAAGATAAGCGTCTTCGCATTTCCCATCGATCACTCCATTCACAATTGGACCATTTGAAGAACCTGAAACAATAACCACAGTTTTGTTATTTCTAGAGAGTTAAATTTTGTATCTATACACT
This region of Brassica napus cultivar Da-Ae chromosome C5, Da-Ae, whole genome shotgun sequence genomic DNA includes:
- the LOC106400218 gene encoding high mobility group B protein 15; amino-acid sequence: MASSSCLKQGSVPMNNIHVTPEATYEAVVADAKLFMATLERLHSRLGTKFMVPIIGGKDLDLHKLFKEVTSRGGISKIVNERRWKEVTATFVFPPTATNASFVLRKYYFSLLKNYEQLYFFRSNVQTPPPDILQNPSAAGPGLVIRPPQEPLALTYTPQPRINSSDLPGGSSNGPIVNGVIDGKCEDAYLVTVKMGSEELRGVLYELAPQQSHVVSLNNANTQGIAGGVTKRRRRRKKSEIKRRDPAHPKPNRSGYNFFFAEQHARLKPLNPGKDREISRTIGELWNKLNDQEKSVYQGKAMEDKERYRAEMEEYREKLRTGQMISNAVPLQERVPEQNVEMAEAEGDVLMEEVEEEDEDGDSSGSGESLSHPSDPEVEEPSLNPLGLNLHPNSTEMVVVAPKEKAGDAVMVAEQN